A segment of the Babesia microti strain RI chromosome II, complete genome genome:
CCCAGAATAGTTGGCCAAACGATCGCCCCTCCAGTGTACATGCGCTAGACTGGCGAAGACTCTACCACCCATTATATCACCTGGATAACCTCCGTGAAGGGTACTTTCTCCCTATTGACGTTAATGCCCTATTCACCACGCAACCACTAGTCGTGCCTACTTCATATCTACCGACCAACCCACACGTACTCACCCTTAGGGGATCGATACACCTGAACCGAACACCCCGCCCAGCGGACGAGAACTGCGTTGATTTCGCGGTTTGCTACGCCTTGGCGGAGTTGGCTAGGTTCCCGCCAGACACGTCCAGATCGATGGAATCCTCGATAAATGAAGGTGGGCAGGTGTCTATTCCATGTGTGGCGGCTGAGGAAAAGGCCCATCGGCCCATAGACAATCAGCCCATAGACGGGCGTGGCGTCAGCAGACTCTCGGGGGTAGCCTGGAAGCTGATGGACCCTATACCCCCAATCACCGCCCTGCCAGACTACTCCAAGACCCAGCTTGAGGCCACTCCTATAGTGGGATTTCATTCTCGGCTGTTGGAAGCCATTCCTGTGGAGGGGCTTTCCAGAGAAACGGGCATGATGCCTGGAAACGGTGTTGAGCCATTGGAGAGAGGCTCTGGATTTCTGCAACATCGCAATCGAAATATAAAGAAGGATGGACTCATTACCTCCGATGAGGAGTGTAGCGTATTAGCCGAGGATTCCGCCATTTTCGACTTGGAAAGATTGAATATTTCCCTTAAATAGTGGTTATGGCTTTGGtgtaacaatatttgttaatttgtCACTATTACTAGTGTAGTTATGCTTAAGCATCTTTTTAATATCTGAGTAGTGGGTTTTATAGGACACAGCCGGTCGATAGTTTCTTCACAAAATTGCACCACAAATAAGTATCAGCAGACTTACACGCCGTGAGCGCAGTGTGTAGGTTGAAAAAGGCAATAAATGGCTGAAACAGTTACATATCGTTATTAAATCATGAACTCTATTGGATGAGCGTGGAAGGCACAGAATTTGTAAACTTTTACCCCTGCAGCACCTCCTCTGACCTGGACTCCAAGCCCTTTTGTTACAAGCCACTATTTGTACATCACTTTTTCCCCTCTGGATTTAGGGCAAGTACTATTACACATAGTTTGGgaattataaacatttaaatattcagCTGTTTTACACAATCGAGTCCTTGTACACTTATTTGGCCGTGTCTGGGGAGTTTAAGGAAAGCACACCGGAAAGGGACATTCCCTGCCACTTACTGGAGCTAGAAAAAGCGTTATTTGTTAACCTTCCATTTCCAGATGGCTTCCTCACTAGAACGCAGTTTATAAAAAAGTTGGATTGCCGCAGCGAATTAAAATTCGCTAGTACTCCTGTGTATGAATCTAGGCTGGAGGATGGTAGGCAGTTTAAGCTCTATTCGGTGAAGCCGGGGAATAAAAAGATTCCAATTGACTTTGATACGGAAAGCCTGGAAAAATCTACGAGGTTTATTGTATCCGGGAGGACTTTCACATTGGGGGAGCAGGAGGGTATGTGTAactaaattttgtattccCTACAAGTTGTTATAATTCAACTCAACTCTATTTTACACAAAAGTTTGTTGTGaatgtttaaaaatgataaactGTGATATGCAATTTTAGTTACATAAATTCGACGATCTTTCATCAAATTAACACAGAATTTCAGTCAATTGGAAATAACTCGCCTTTACATGTCCACCGCAGGATGGAGTGGCACTGCCATTGGTTTATTGAATCCATGTCCAATATAAAGTACGACGAGTCTTGGGAGATATTTTTCCCTGTAATATGTCCCTTTAAATCAACAAGCTCCCCCAATACAGAGCGCTCGCCGAATCACTCGGTAGTTTTCGACCCCAAAGCTATAACTGGGAGGGATACATACCACCTGATTGGCCTGGCGACCTGCTATCACTTTTTCACTATAGACCGCACCCGCCTGAGGATctcacaattttttattttccCACAGTGGCAGAGGAACGGCTTGGGGATTGAAATATTAGAGGCTATATACACTAGGGCGATTGAGGACGATGGGATCAGGGAGATTACTGTGGAAGACCCGTCCCCTTCATTTGCCACTATTAGAGACATCGTGGGTCTGCAGTTGTGTTTGAAAAGGGGGGTGATAACGCATGGCCATTTAAGTCCAGACGGAAATGGACCGGGGACGGTGACTGTGCAGGAGATATCGCGGGTTTGCAAAGAGAACAAGACGCAGGCCGCGAGGTATTTGTCTAATTATGTAGATTATTGGAAATACTTTTATTGGCATCTGTCAAAGCTGGCGATTGCGACAATGATTGTACATTGGAGGCTTATAGTGTCGTTAGGCTGAGGGCTAAGAAGCGTATGAAGGTGGAGAATGAAGAATTGTTGGCTTCAGTTCAAAATTACAAGGTAATATCACTGccaaattattgaaaattgattttccccaaatcaattattttagcACATAAGTCACACCTTTTCCATTCAATGCCGCGGAACAATCTAGTTTCATGTGTGGGCTAGTGCTAGGagtataaatttaatctaTTAGAGAATCtagttaaatattgataatgtagGAGCTGTTGGCGGAGATGTGGGAGGAGAGATTCCATGAGTACGTGAGGAGTATCAACAAGGTTAGGAAGTTGTGCGGCGTTGCACTAGATAATTGATCATAACAATTTGGATTATAATTGTAGAATGTTAGAGTTTATGATTTGTACCATGCGTGCGATTCataattgcatatttaCTTGTAGGTTGTTAAGGTTATAAGTTATGTTATGCGAGTGCGACAATGCAGCGGAATAAGAAGGTAGATTTGAATGAAGTTTTAAATGTTTTACGGCTTATGAGCGATGAAAATTGCAAGAATTTGCTAAATGCCCCGAATTTGCTCCGAATTCTCCACACACCAGTGACCCATTACGCCAACAAATTGCTACACTTCCTCTCCACTAACTCTCTCTGTATATCTTCACTAATGCGCCGGTACAATCTATCAAAACAAATTGACACTAATATACATGGATATACCAAAGACAACCTCGACAAACAGGGTTTGCCCTTTGATTCACATTTGGAAAGGGTTACTTTTAATGTCACTGATTTGTTTGAATACTCTGCAGAGTTGGCCAATGACATTCTCACGACTTCCCAAGTCTTTATACCCTTAATTGAACAGGTTACGCACATACTTTATGCCATACTTACTAAAACTGCGGAAGATGCggttatttttaatttaggtgCCATAGTTGATGCCATAAAAATCCCAACATTAACTACGAATTTGACTATGGCTCAGGCATTAGTGTTAATGAATGGCACTAAAACCGTGCCAAAGGACTTAAACATCACCAGGCCTTCGGATATATACACTTTATGTCATCACAAGGAGGTATGTTtttcacattttttaaataaatgcatTACTCGAATACGAGATATTGATACATGACTTGATTAATAGCgtataaaatttgcaattcaGCAAGGTGATAAATAGAattttatcacaaaatatttgctatgtattattagcttgtaattaataattattaaaccaataaaaatatttattaatagtACATACTagtatataacaaattataacagttcttaacaaattttatgtgtTTATTAAGTTTAATGAATTGGCGATTGATTTGTAAagtgatgaaattattgttGATATGTATTCTatcaaaataaacaaacattaaattattagtccacaaatttaattaacatCCTTTCTATGCAGTTATAagaattatattatgtCAATTACAACATATTACTCGACTATATGTGTAAGTATtactataaataataattaaggCGTTATACGGCTGCAAATATAAGGGCGACGGAGAGAGGGGAAGTTTTCCGGGCGGTACTGACGAACAGGTTGTGAACACGCCTCACCTAGAGTGGAGAATGGACAGCTGAACTGAATTTGAATGCTTGCCAGTTGGAAATAAAATGTAGATTTGTTGATATCCCTCCCACTTGTAATATTTGGGTAAATTCGATCAGGTAACACTTTATCATTTATTCAGGGAGATTGGTCATTCTATGGTAGGCAGGTTTGTGCTATTTTCTGCTAGAATAATTCGCGCAGGTACGTTTctatatgtattttgaaattttaattaaactGTACATTTCAATCGTACGTAGAAGAATTATTATCAGCTTACATAGGTGATGTAAAGGTCTTTGAATGTGAAAAAGAGTACATTTGCATCAAATGCAAGTACATTTTTATCGTAAAAGCACTGCCTGAAACATTCAATCTCATGGATATACCCTCATCCTGCCCAAGTAAGTAGAAGTGTTCATGATATCTTTCaacattattttaatacagAAAATGTATGTCGAGTTGTTATGTAGAGCAGTAACGCCACCTTTTGCGACTCAACAACCTTTGTCCCCCTCAAAACGTACAATAGAAGGGTTGATTATCAAGAACTTCGGTATAGGTCAGTTTGACATTTAGAGTTGACAACCCTTATACAATATGTTCCAACAAAAATGTTTCTCGGTACACAACAGTCGTGCTTACGCATGACCTTATTGGGAAATGGATCCCAGGAGATATAGTTCAGATTGCTGGTTTCGTGAAGAATCGCTGGAGACAGCTTAAAAAGGGGGAAATTTGTCAGGTGGAGCTTTTTGTGGAGGCAAACAATGTGGAATTGGTGAAAagcaatttatcaattattacagACAACACTATGCTCAATGTCAATCAATATGAAGAATTTAGGAGGgcatataataatgatatgATTGCAAGGAGAAATAagattgttaaatattttgccCCGAACTTAATAGGCATAGATAATGCCAAATTAGCAGTATTACTATCTGTTGTAGGTAGGTATATTGTCGGGTTTTATCACAGAATGGGCCCAACATTATTTAAGGGATGAAATATGATTAGGTTAAACATATTTTCAgcatttgacaatttccaatattacttaataaattgatacttTATTTTTGAGAAAAATATTCTCCCACAAAATCGATccttaataataaataatacagTTATATAATGTGCGCTTTAAATCTgccaattaaaattgtcaatataattgaaacGTAGGTGGAGTAGACAATGATAA
Coding sequences within it:
- a CDS encoding histone acetyltransferase 1 (overlaps_old_locusTagID:BBM_II03700), with protein sequence MSVEGTEFVNFYPCSTSSDLDSKPFCYKPLFVHHFFPSGFRFGNYKHLNIQLFYTIESLYTYLAVSGEFKESTPERDIPCHLLELEKALFVNLPFPDGFLTRTQFIKKLDCRSELKFASTPVYESRLEDGRQFKLYSVKPGNKKIPIDFDTESLEKSTRFIVSGRTFTLGEQEEFQSIGNNSPLHVHRRMEWHCHWFIESMSNIKYDESWEIFFPVICPFKSTSSPNTERSPNHSVVFDPKAITGRDTYHLIGLATCYHFFTIDRTRLRISQFFIFPQWQRNGLGIEILEAIYTRAIEDDGIREITVEDPSPSFATIRDIVGLQLCLKRGVITHGHLSPDGNGPGTVTVQEISRVCKENKTQAARLLEILLLASVKAGDCDNDCTLEAYSVVRLRAKKRMKVENEELLASVQNYKELLAEMWEERFHEYVRSINKVRKLCGVALDN
- a CDS encoding MCM2/3/5 family (overlaps_old_locusTagID:BBM_II03705); translated protein: MQRNKKVDLNEVLNVLRLMSDENCKNLLNAPNLLRILHTPVTHYANKLLHFLSTNSLCISSLMRRYNLSKQIDTNIHGYTKDNLDKQGLPFDSHLERVTFNVTDLFEYSAELANDILTTSQVFIPLIEQVTHILYAILTKTAEDAVIFNLGAIVDAIKIPTLTTNLTMAQALVLMNGTKTVPKDLNITRPSDIYTLCHHKEALYGCKYKGDGERGSFPGGTDEQSGEWTAELNLNACQLEIKCRFVDIPPTCNIWVNSIREIGHSMVGRFVLFSARIIRAGDVKVFECEKEYICIKCKYIFIVKALPETFNLMDIPSSCPKNSSNATFCDSTTFVPLKTYNRRVDYQELRVDNPYTICSNKNVSRYTTVVLTHDLIGKWIPGDIVQIAGFVKNRWRQLKKGEICQVELFVEANNVELVKSNLSIITDNTMLNVNQYEEFRRAYNNDMIARRNKIVKYFAPNLIGIDNAKLAVLLSVVGGVDNDKKERTETNSKWDKYGVNDKSQSKIIKKYLNENIYDGKRTNCHILLLGDSGTGKSQLLKAALELSNKSVMVSGSNCTSAGLTCSVLREGSETLLAAGALVLANGGICCIDEFSLIKQHDATALHEAMEQQTISVAKAGATLSIPCQCTIIASSNFKAKKGTFLGNTSENGDVEDCMLDTDLPISLLTRFDLVILFTNENDDDMVDFLLSLNKTSDILAENTTVNAAPFSLGWVKGYLEWVREKIKPKVTIEAKKVLLNYYTELRKSCYSDNDGVTIRILESLLRLSQAHARLLYRDTVEVFDAVCVIWIMEIGLRGFRVNTVTQGLKIVGRRGLFSNFEQLFSPFQAKVSNGIVCREMYQHFERILLTRLNIE